From the Pseudomonas lalucatii genome, the window CCCATGCCTACGCTTTTCGACCCGATCAAGATCGGCGAGCTGGAACTCGCCAACCGCATCATCATGGCGCCGCTGACCCGCACCCGCGCCGACGCCGGCCGCGTGCCCAACGCCCTGATGGCCGAATACTACGTGCAGCGCGCCTCGGCCGGGCTGATCATCAGCGAGGCCACCGCGGTCACGCCCATGGGCGTCGGCTACCCGGACACCCCCGGCATCTGGTCGGCCGAGCAGGTGCGCGGCTGGAGCAACATCACCAAGGCGGTACACGCCCACGGCGGCAAGATCGTCCTGCAGCTGTGGCACGTCGGGCGCATCTCCGACCCGCTGTACCTGAACGGCGAGCTGCCGGTGGCGCCCAGCGCCATCGCCGCCAAGGGCCATGTCAGCCTGGTCCGGCCGCAGAAGGACTACGTCACCCCGCGCGCCCTGGAGACCGAGGAGATCGCCGACATAGTCGAGGCCTATCGCATCGGCGCGGAAAACGCCAAGGCCGCCGGCTTCGACGGCGTGGAGATCCATGGCGCCAACGGCTACCTGCTCGACCAGTTCCTGCAGGACAGCACCAACCAGCGCAGCGACCGCTACGGCGGCTCGATCGAGAACCGCGCGCGCCTGCTGCTGGAAGTCACCGATGCGGCCATCGAGGTCTGGGGCGCCGGCCGGGTCGGCGTGCACCTGTCGCCGCGGGCCGATGCCCACGACATGGGCGACGCCAACTGCGCCGAGACCTTCGGTTACGTCGCCCGGGAGCTGGGCAAGCGCGGCATCGCCTTCATCTGCGCCCGCGAACAGGCGGCCGACGACAGCCTGGCACCGAGCCTGAAGCAGGCCTTCGGCGGCGTGTTCATCGCCAACGAGCGCTTCACCAAAGCCCAGGCCAACGCCTGGCTGGCCGAAGGCAAGGCCGACGCCGTGGCCTTCGGCATCCCCTTCATCGCCAACCCCGACCTGCCGGCCCGCCTGGAGCAGGACGCGCCGCTCAACGAACCACAGGTACAGACCTTCTACGGTCAGGGCCCGGTCGGCTATATCGACTACCCGCGGCTGTAACCGGCGCCCACGAAAAAGCCCGCAGCGATGCGGGCTTTTTCGTTTCGGCGGACTTCAGCGCGCGTCGATCTGCGCCTGCAGGTTCTGGATCTGCGCCTGCAGGGTGCTGATGTTGCGCGTCATCTGGGCGCGGAAGGCATCGAACTCGGCGGTGTTGCTCTTCGGCGCCGGGCGG encodes:
- a CDS encoding alkene reductase; protein product: MPTLFDPIKIGELELANRIIMAPLTRTRADAGRVPNALMAEYYVQRASAGLIISEATAVTPMGVGYPDTPGIWSAEQVRGWSNITKAVHAHGGKIVLQLWHVGRISDPLYLNGELPVAPSAIAAKGHVSLVRPQKDYVTPRALETEEIADIVEAYRIGAENAKAAGFDGVEIHGANGYLLDQFLQDSTNQRSDRYGGSIENRARLLLEVTDAAIEVWGAGRVGVHLSPRADAHDMGDANCAETFGYVARELGKRGIAFICAREQAADDSLAPSLKQAFGGVFIANERFTKAQANAWLAEGKADAVAFGIPFIANPDLPARLEQDAPLNEPQVQTFYGQGPVGYIDYPRL